The genome window AACTGACCTGCGACGGTTCCAGCGCCCGCAGCCCGACGGAGTCACCAAATGAATACAGTCCGATGTGCTCGGGGCCCTGAACAGTGTTGTACAGGGTGCACGCCGCCCCGTCCGCTCCGCCGACGCGGTCCGTTACGCCGAACGAACTGAAGAAGCGGAAGCCCTGGATGACCCGGACGACGAACCGGGGCTCGATCGATCCCTCTGCTGCCGCTGTGGACGGTAGGTCCACCGGTTCACTGGCCAGCACCAAGTAGGGGCTCGCGCTCTCCGGCTTGCATTCATCGGAAGGTTCGGCAATGCGGGTATGCAATTGGGCAAGGATTGCGCCGTCGGCGTTCGAAACGGAGAAGTGAAGCCCGCCCTCCTCAAATCCCTCGCCCAGGTCCTCGATGGGATCGACGGTCCACTCTTCCCTCACCTCGAAGCTGATCAGGCGCTGGTCATCGGTGAAGACCGTCCAGCCACCACCCGGCGCCGCCCTCTCCGGCAGCATGGGGAGCGCCTCAGGCGTAGTGCTCGGCGACGGGGAGGCCGGAGCGCTGGAAGGGCTGGGCGAACTGCTGGCCGGCGGACGGTCCCCGATGACGAAATCGTCACACCCGGTGACTCCTGCCGCGGCAACCACCAGTACGACGGCGCCGAGCAGTCGTGAGCGTAACTGTCGCCTCATGGCGGAGTCCTTTCGATAACCCTGCCCCTACTTTAGGGCCTGCACTGCGCGCACCGACGCAACCACCGAGCGCGCTGCGAGCGCTATTTCGGCGTCAGTGGTTGCAGGCGTCCAGGACAGCCGCAGCGCCGTCTGAGCGATGTCGGAATCAATGCCGAGGGCGAGGAGGACGGTTGACGGTTCGCTGTCGCCAGCAGCGCACGCGGAGCCGGACGAGGAAATCACGCCTGCCCGTTCCAGCTCCAGCAGGATCGCTTCTCCGCTGGCTCCGGGAAAGCAGAAAGAGGCCAGGTTCGGCAGCCGCTTCTGTGCATCACCGGTCAGGATCGCGCCCTCGATTCCGGTCAGCACAGTGTTGATCAGGTGGTTGCGGCGGGCTACTGACGCAGCACAGTTGCTCTCCCGCTCCTGCTGTGCGAGGCAGATCGCTGTGGCCACTGCCACGGCTCCGGCCACGTTCTCGGTACCGGACCTTTTACCTCTCTCCTGCCCCCCGCCGTGGATGAGCGGTTCCAGTGGAATCCGGGAGCGGGCAAAGAGCACACCGGAGCCCTTGGGCGCCCCGAGCTTGTGCCCCGAGATGCTCATGGCGTCCACGCCCAGTTCGGCGGTATCCAGCGGCAACCAGCCGGCCGCCTGCACGGCGTCGGTGTGGAAGGGCACAGAGTATTCGCGGCAGATGCGCGCCAATTCCGGAAGCGGTTGGACTGTGCCCACTTCGTTGTTCGCGTACATGATCGTGCACAGCGTGGTGTCGGGCGCCAGCGCGTTCCGCAGGATTTCCGGCTCCACGAGGCCGGCGGATGTCACGGGGAGAAGCGTAATGCGGAACCCGTGAAGGCGCTTCAGGTAGTCGAGCGTCTCAAGCACCGCGGGATGCTCGATTGCCGAGGCCACGATGTGCCGGCCGCGAGGCGTCGCCAGTGCAATCCCCTTGATGGCGAGGTTGTCTGCCTCGGTACCACCGGAAGTGAAGACAACGTCAGCCGGTCGACAATTCAGCTCAGTCGCGACCAGGCGGCGGGCGTAATCCAGGGCGCGCGCCGCTGACTCCCCCACGGTGTGGTGGCTGCTCGGGTTACCGTAGTCGGACGTGAACAGGGGCCACATCGCCTCGAGCACCTCCCGGCGCACCGGCGCGGTTGCCGCAGCATCCAGATAAATCATCTGCGGCCGTCCTCAGCGGCAGCCCCGGCTACGGCGTCGATCTGGATATCCAGGCCCAGATCCAGCGCGCGGACGCTATGAGTCAGGGCGCCGGAGGAGATGATGTCGACGCCGGTGCGCGCGATCGCACCGATGGTTTCCAGCCGCACGTTGCCGCTGGCTTCCACCAGTGCGCGTCCGGCCACCTGCTTCACCCCTGCTTCAAGGTCCTCGAGGCTGAAGTTGTCGAGCATGATCGTGCCGACTCCTGCTGCCAGCACCGGCTCGATCTGGTCCAGCCGGTCGACTTCGACCTCGACATGGACCGTATGCGGGATTCTTCTTTTTGCCTCCCGCAGCGCTTCCGTCAGTCCGACCGTGCCGCCCCGGGTGAGTACCGCCAGGTGATTATCCTTCGCCATCACGGCGTCGGACAGGCTGAAGCGGTGGTTGGCGCCTCCACCGCATCGCACTGCGTACCGTTCAAGGACTCGCAAACCCGGCGTCGTCTTCCGAGTATCGACTACGCGTGCGCCTGTTCCGGCCACCTCGTCAACGAAGCGACGGGTCAGCGTGGTGATGCCGCTCAACCGTTGCGCCAGGTTGAGGGCAACCCGCTCTGCGGTCAGTACAGACCGGGCAGGCCCGTCGACGACCGCGAGCACAGCCCCTGCGTCGAACGCTTCACCATCCGACACTTGGAAGGTAACGGTGATGCGGAAGTCGGTCAGCCGCATGGCCGCCTCAATGACCTGCTCCCCGCAGAAGGTTCCGGGCTCTCGGGCTACGATCCTCGCCTCCGCCCGCGCATCCTCGGGAATGAGTGCCTGGGATGTCACGTCTCCCCAAGGGGCATCTTCGGCGAGCGCGGCAGCAACGATCCTGTCGACGTCGGACGCCGATGGCCTGATCAGTGCGGGTGCGGACGTCTGTACTGCAGTCATGGTGTGCTCCTGAGCATTATGGGACCGGCGTATGCCGCATCGGTCCGGGGGAAGTCGGTGCGGAAGTGGGCACCGCGCGATTCCTGCCGCAAGGCCGCGGCCCGGACCAGCAGCGCGGCGCACAGCAGGAGGTTCGCCGTCTCCCTGTGCTCGCGCGTGGAGCCGTCGACGTGCCATTGTGCGAGCTGCTTCGAGGCCACTCGTAGTCCGGCTTCATCCCTCAGAACGGAGACGTGTTCCGACATTACGCGGCGCACGTCTGCGCGGGTTGCCGGTTCCGGTCCCGAGGAGGTTTGAAGCGCGTGCGCCTCGGGGCTGAACCTGCGACACGAGCCGGACACGATCGCGCCTGCGGCCCGGATGCCGAAGACAAGCCCTTCAAGGAGGGAATTGGACGCCAGGCGGTTGGCTCCGTGCACTCCGGTCCGTGCCACTTCTCCCACTGCGTAGAGACGGGGCAGCGACGTCCGGCCCTCGGTGTCGGTGGCCACGCCCCCCATCCAGTAGTGGGCCGCGGGCACAACGGGGATAACCTCCCGGGACCAATCGAATCCCGCCCGCCTGGTGGTCTCGGTCAGGCCCGGGAAGCGTGCGGAGAGGAAATCCGCGCCGAGCCCGGTCGCGTCGAGGTACACCTGGCGCCCATCGGTCGCGGCCAGGTGGAAGGCGATGCTGCGGGAGACGACGTCCCGCGGCGCGAGCTCGCCTGCCGGATGGTAGTCCTTGAGGAACCGCCGGCCTGCTGCATCTCGCAGTACCGCGCCCTCACCCCGGACAGCCTCGGAGATGAGGGGATGTCCAGGGACGTCGAGCGAAGTGGGATGGAATTGGAAGAACTCGAGATCCGCCAGCACTGCACCTGCCCGCCAGGCTGCCGCGACGCCGTCGGCGGTGGCCATTGAAGGATTGGTGCTCGCCTGGAACATCCCGCCCGCGCCGCCGGTGGCGAGCACGACGGCGTCCGCCGCGAGCTGCAGCTTCTTTCCCTCGTGCCGGCTGTCGCCGCCCACCATAACGACGCCGCCGGTCACCTCCCCCGCTTCGGTCACCAGATCTGCCAGAAAGGCGTTCTCCAGCAGGGTGATGCCCGTGTCCGCTCGGGCTGCACGGATCAGCGAACGGGCTATGCCGGCTCCCGTCGCGTCTCCTCCAATGTGCAGGATGCGGGCCGCTGAATGGGCTGCTTCGGTACCGAGCGCAAGACTGCCGTCGGACGTCCGGTCGAACTCCGTACCCACCTCGACCAGACGCCGGATGGAATCCCCCGCTCCGGCAACGAGCGCGTGCACCGCCCGCTCATCGCAGGCACCGGCGCCCGCAGCGAGCGTGTCCGCCAGATGGAGTGCCGTGCTGTCACCGCTGCTAATGTCACCGCTGCAACTTTCACCACTGCGGGGGATTGCCGCACCAGCCCCGGGAAGAACTGCCGCAATGCCGCCCTGTGCGTACCAGGTGTTGCTGTCCTGCAGCGTGCCCTTGGCAAGGACCGTGACCTGCACGTTCGTGAGCCTGCGCAGTTCCAGGGCCGTAGCGAGGCCGGCAATGCCGCTGCCGACCACCAGGACGTGTGTCACGGCTTCGCTGCCAGCATCCGCTCAAGCGCAACCCGGGCATCAGCCGCAACGTCTTTACCTACGCGCACCTGGTTCCGCACCTCCCCGGCCACGAGTCCCTCGAGAACCCACGCCAGGTAACCCGGGTGGATCCGGTACATGGTGGAGCAGGGGCAAATGACCGGATCAAGGCAGAAGATGGTGTGCTGGGGATATTCGAGCGCAAGCCGATTGACCATGTTGATCTCGGTGCCCACGGCGAACGTTGTGCCGGGTTCGGCCGCCTCGATTGCCTTGCGGATGTAGTCGGTGGAGCCGGCCTCATCAGCGGCGTCAACCACCGGCATCGGACATTCGGGGTGGACAATCACACGCACGCCGGGATGCTCAGCACGGGCCTTCTCAATCTGGGCCACGGTGAAGCGCTTGTGAACAGAGCAGAAGCCGTGCCAGAGAATCACTTTCGCCTCCAGCAGTTCTTCCTCGGTGCTGCCGCCGAGCACCTTGCGCGGATTCCACATGGGCATCTGCTCAAGCGGCACGCCCATCGCCTTCGCCGTGTTGCGTCCAAGGTGCTGGTCCGGGAAGAAGAGCACCCGTTGCCCGCGTTCGAACGCCCACTCGAGAACTGTCGCAGCGTTCGAGGAGGTGCAGACAATTCCGCCGTGCCGGCCGCAGAAAGCCTTCAGGGCGGCCGAGGAGTTCATGTAGGTGACCGGGATAACGGGCTGCCTACCGGCGTCGTCGGCTTCGGTACCGAAGAGCTCTTCAAGCTGCTCCCAGCAATCGGTGACCGAGTCGATGTCCGCCATGTCCGCCATTGAGCAACCGGCCGCCAGGTTGGGCAGGATGACGTTCTGGTCGGGACGGGACAGGATGTCCGCTGTCTCGGCCATGAAATGCACACCGCAGAAGACGATCGCTTCGGCGTCCGGGCGGGTCAGCGCGGCGTTGGCGAGCTGGAATGAATCGCCAAGGAAATCCGCGTGCTTCACCACTTCATCCCGCTGGTAGAAGTGCCCGAGAATAACCAGCCGGTCGCCGAGCGCCTCCTTCGCGGCCGTGATGCGGGCGTCGAGTTCCGCGTCGTCGGCGAGGCGGTACTCCTCGGGTAGTACGTCCTGGCGGGGGGTCGACGGCGGCGCAATGTCCTGCA of Arthrobacter sp. JZ12 contains these proteins:
- a CDS encoding cysteine desulfurase family protein, encoding MIYLDAAATAPVRREVLEAMWPLFTSDYGNPSSHHTVGESAARALDYARRLVATELNCRPADVVFTSGGTEADNLAIKGIALATPRGRHIVASAIEHPAVLETLDYLKRLHGFRITLLPVTSAGLVEPEILRNALAPDTTLCTIMYANNEVGTVQPLPELARICREYSVPFHTDAVQAAGWLPLDTAELGVDAMSISGHKLGAPKGSGVLFARSRIPLEPLIHGGGQERGKRSGTENVAGAVAVATAICLAQQERESNCAASVARRNHLINTVLTGIEGAILTGDAQKRLPNLASFCFPGASGEAILLELERAGVISSSGSACAAGDSEPSTVLLALGIDSDIAQTALRLSWTPATTDAEIALAARSVVASVRAVQALK
- the nadC gene encoding carboxylating nicotinate-nucleotide diphosphorylase — its product is MTAVQTSAPALIRPSASDVDRIVAAALAEDAPWGDVTSQALIPEDARAEARIVAREPGTFCGEQVIEAAMRLTDFRITVTFQVSDGEAFDAGAVLAVVDGPARSVLTAERVALNLAQRLSGITTLTRRFVDEVAGTGARVVDTRKTTPGLRVLERYAVRCGGGANHRFSLSDAVMAKDNHLAVLTRGGTVGLTEALREAKRRIPHTVHVEVEVDRLDQIEPVLAAGVGTIMLDNFSLEDLEAGVKQVAGRALVEASGNVRLETIGAIARTGVDIISSGALTHSVRALDLGLDIQIDAVAGAAAEDGRR
- the nadB gene encoding L-aspartate oxidase, which translates into the protein MTHVLVVGSGIAGLATALELRRLTNVQVTVLAKGTLQDSNTWYAQGGIAAVLPGAGAAIPRSGESCSGDISSGDSTALHLADTLAAGAGACDERAVHALVAGAGDSIRRLVEVGTEFDRTSDGSLALGTEAAHSAARILHIGGDATGAGIARSLIRAARADTGITLLENAFLADLVTEAGEVTGGVVMVGGDSRHEGKKLQLAADAVVLATGGAGGMFQASTNPSMATADGVAAAWRAGAVLADLEFFQFHPTSLDVPGHPLISEAVRGEGAVLRDAAGRRFLKDYHPAGELAPRDVVSRSIAFHLAATDGRQVYLDATGLGADFLSARFPGLTETTRRAGFDWSREVIPVVPAAHYWMGGVATDTEGRTSLPRLYAVGEVARTGVHGANRLASNSLLEGLVFGIRAAGAIVSGSCRRFSPEAHALQTSSGPEPATRADVRRVMSEHVSVLRDEAGLRVASKQLAQWHVDGSTREHRETANLLLCAALLVRAAALRQESRGAHFRTDFPRTDAAYAGPIMLRSTP
- the nadA gene encoding quinolinate synthase NadA, with translation MTSINTAIQLITREDAERAQPGGSTCSPDLAKGPWEFDLPAVPDYGPGASMQDIAPPSTPRQDVLPEEYRLADDAELDARITAAKEALGDRLVILGHFYQRDEVVKHADFLGDSFQLANAALTRPDAEAIVFCGVHFMAETADILSRPDQNVILPNLAAGCSMADMADIDSVTDCWEQLEELFGTEADDAGRQPVIPVTYMNSSAALKAFCGRHGGIVCTSSNAATVLEWAFERGQRVLFFPDQHLGRNTAKAMGVPLEQMPMWNPRKVLGGSTEEELLEAKVILWHGFCSVHKRFTVAQIEKARAEHPGVRVIVHPECPMPVVDAADEAGSTDYIRKAIEAAEPGTTFAVGTEINMVNRLALEYPQHTIFCLDPVICPCSTMYRIHPGYLAWVLEGLVAGEVRNQVRVGKDVAADARVALERMLAAKP